The DNA sequence GCGATGGTCTGGAAGTTGTCCCCCGTGATGTCCTGACGGGTGAGCGAGATGCCGAACTCGAACTCCAGAAACATCGAGGCCTCAAGAATCCGCATGGAGTCGACGAACACCTCCTCCAGGAGATCGTCGTCATCGTCCAATTTGCCCTGGGAAGGGGGAAAATCGGTCAGCAGTCGCGCCCGGATGCGTTCCGCGACGCGGGCCCCGTCGTCGGTCATGTTCACTGTGCGACCCCCTTTTCCGCATCGGCGCCGAGGCGGGTTTCGCCTTGGTGCGCGTCCTGATACGCCTTCCAGAGGCGACCATGGTCGGTCTTTCCGTTCGGCAACTTTGGAAAGTCGGTCCACTCCATGGTGACGCCAGGAATCATGTAGGGCGGCAAGCGATCCCCGAGCCGACGGCGCCATGCGACAGCCCCGAGGGGCTCCGAACGGGCAATGAAGGCCACGATCCGGCGCCGGTCGTCATCGTAGCGGATGATGCATCGCTCCGTCCCGGGAATCTCCAGAACTGCGTGTTCGATTTCGCCGGCCTCGATCCTCTGCCCGAGGTGCTTGAACTGGCGATCCTTGCGCCCCACCAGATAGAGCAGCCCGTCCGCCTCGGACCGATATCCCAGATCCCCGGTCAGATAGAACGTCTCCCGATAGGCATCATGCTCCGGGTTTTGGACGAAGACCCGTCGGGTGGCCTGCATGTCGTTCCAATAGCCAAGGCCGACCCCGGGGCCGCCTATGGCGATCTCGCCGACCTTGCCGGCGCCGGTCAGAAGATTCCGATCGTCATCCACCAACAGAATCCGTGCGTCCGCGCAGGGCTTGCCGATGGGAGTTTCCGTCAATGTCGCCAGCTCGTCCCCGAAGATCCAGCAGGTGACATCCACCGTCGCTTCCGCCGGTCCGTAGAGATTGGCGAGCAGCGCCCTGGGCCGACGGCGCCGCAGCCACCGAATGGTCTTCAAGGGCATCGCCTCGCCGGCGAACAACATCTTGCGGGGCAGGTCGTCCTCGACGTCGAGCAGGTCGAACGCCTCCAGCGCCCTGTAGACCGCTGGCACGAAGAAGGTCAGGGTGATGCGCCGTTCGAGCAGGTAGGCGGCCAGTTCCCCGGGAAAGCGAAAACAGCGCTCCGGAATCAGATGCAGGACACAGCCGGTCGCCAGGGTAACGAAGAGATCGAAGATGAAGTGATCGAAAAACATCGGGGACTGGTTGCCGATCACCTCGTCACAGTCGATCTCGAAGGTCGCCACCGCCCATTCGATGTAGTTGATCGCCGCGGCGTGGTGAATGGTCACCCCCCTGGGAATCCCGGTGGTGCCGGAGGTGAAGAGAATGTAGAGGGGATCCCCGGGCTGCGGTTGCGGGGCCCATTCGACCAGAAGTCCGGCCAGGGCACCGTCGTCGAGCGCCGCCACGTCGTCATCGAGCGGCAGGAGGGCGCCGTCGAGCAGAAATCCACCGTCGGCAGCAGGTTCCAGCCAGTGGGGTTCTCCCAGCCGCCGCCGCATCAGGGCCTGCCGCTCCGGCGGGGAGTTTACGTCGATCGGAACGAAGATCCGTCCGGTCAACTGCACGGCCAGAATCGCCGTCACCGCCGCGATCGATTTGGGGCTGGCGATCGCGATTGGACGGCGCCGGTCGTCGTCCAGATGTGGCAGCAGGGCGTGGGCCAGCTCCAGGGCATCACGCCACAGCTCGGCGTAGGTCGCCCGGTCATCGCCGTGGACAACGGCGGTGCGCGCCCCGTGCCGCTCGGCGGCGGGAGCCAGCCATCTGCGCACCGGAGAAGTCATGTCCGAAACGCCGCCACGGTTCGCCGGGCATGGACTCCAGGAAGCCTCCCTTTGAGCTGGCCACATGCGGCGGCAATATCCGCGCCTCGGCTTTCCCGGATCACCGTCACATAACCTGCCGCATGGAGAATGTCCTGAAAGCGCGAGATGGCAGCCGGCGTTGCGGGAAGATAGGGGGAACCCTGCCAGGGGTTGAAGGGGATCAAGTTGATTTTGGAGGGGATCCCGCGCAGATAGCGGGCCATCTCCCGGGCATCTTCGGGGGAGTCATTGACATCGGCCAGCAGCACGTACTCCCAGGTGATGCGCCGGCTCCCCTTCAGGGGATAATCCTGGAGGGCCCGGCGCAGGGCGGCCAAATCATATTTACGATTGAGAGGCACCAGTTCATCACGCAACGCATCGCGCACGGCGTGGAGGGAGATGGCCAGATTGACCCCCAGATCATGGCCCACATCATGCAGCCGGGGCGCCACTCCGGCGGTGGAGAGGGTGATTTTTCGGGTACCAATGGCCACGCCGGAGTCATCCATGAGGATGCGGAGCGCCTTGGCCACGGCGTCGTAGTTGTAAAGGGGCTCGCCCATGCCCATGAGAACAATATTGGTCAACCGTTGGTCGCGGGTGGCCAACTCCTGGCGACACAACAAAACCTGCTCGACTATTTCCGACGTTGTCAGATTGCGGGCAAACCCCTGGGCGCCGGTGTGACAAAAAGGGCAATTCAGGGTGCATCCGGCCTGTGAAGAGATGCACAAGGTTCCCCGTCCCTCTTCAGGAATGAAGACCGTTTCGATAACCTGGCCGTCGGCAAGCTCCAGGAGCCATTTTTCGGTCCCGTCGCGGGCGACCTGATGTTCCACGGGCCGGGGCCGGAGGGGTCCGCAGCTTGCCGCCAGGTGCGAACGAAAATCCTTGGACAGATCGGTCATGGCATCCCATTCGGAGGCCAAACGGACGTAGAGCCAGGACCAGAGCTGCCGAACCCGGTAGGGTTTCTCTCCCCATCCTGAGACGAGTTCGGACAGCTCCGCACGGGACAAGCCGGTCAG is a window from the Magnetococcales bacterium genome containing:
- a CDS encoding acyl carrier protein — translated: MTDDGARVAERIRARLLTDFPPSQGKLDDDDDLLEEVFVDSMRILEASMFLEFEFGISLTRQDITGDNFQTIAAMTAMVIRRSSADR
- a CDS encoding amino acid adenylation domain-containing protein; translation: MTSPVRRWLAPAAERHGARTAVVHGDDRATYAELWRDALELAHALLPHLDDDRRRPIAIASPKSIAAVTAILAVQLTGRIFVPIDVNSPPERQALMRRRLGEPHWLEPAADGGFLLDGALLPLDDDVAALDDGALAGLLVEWAPQPQPGDPLYILFTSGTTGIPRGVTIHHAAAINYIEWAVATFEIDCDEVIGNQSPMFFDHFIFDLFVTLATGCVLHLIPERCFRFPGELAAYLLERRITLTFFVPAVYRALEAFDLLDVEDDLPRKMLFAGEAMPLKTIRWLRRRRPRALLANLYGPAEATVDVTCWIFGDELATLTETPIGKPCADARILLVDDDRNLLTGAGKVGEIAIGGPGVGLGYWNDMQATRRVFVQNPEHDAYRETFYLTGDLGYRSEADGLLYLVGRKDRQFKHLGQRIEAGEIEHAVLEIPGTERCIIRYDDDRRRIVAFIARSEPLGAVAWRRRLGDRLPPYMIPGVTMEWTDFPKLPNGKTDHGRLWKAYQDAHQGETRLGADAEKGVAQ
- the rlmN gene encoding 23S rRNA (adenine(2503)-C(2))-methyltransferase RlmN, which gives rise to MSEPVRLTGLSRAELSELVSGWGEKPYRVRQLWSWLYVRLASEWDAMTDLSKDFRSHLAASCGPLRPRPVEHQVARDGTEKWLLELADGQVIETVFIPEEGRGTLCISSQAGCTLNCPFCHTGAQGFARNLTTSEIVEQVLLCRQELATRDQRLTNIVLMGMGEPLYNYDAVAKALRILMDDSGVAIGTRKITLSTAGVAPRLHDVGHDLGVNLAISLHAVRDALRDELVPLNRKYDLAALRRALQDYPLKGSRRITWEYVLLADVNDSPEDAREMARYLRGIPSKINLIPFNPWQGSPYLPATPAAISRFQDILHAAGYVTVIRESRGADIAAACGQLKGRLPGVHARRTVAAFRT